The proteins below are encoded in one region of Tolumonas auensis DSM 9187:
- the ilvN gene encoding acetolactate synthase small subunit gives MRHIISVLLENEAGALSRVVGLFSQRAYNIESLTVAPTEDATLSRMTIVTSGEIQIIEQITKQLHKLVDVLKVCDITEGAHVEREVMLVKTRCAGGSRDEVMRMAEIYRGQIVDVTPELYTVQLVGSSDKLDAFLHTLAQVTDIVEVVRSGVCGIARGDRSLHA, from the coding sequence ATGCGACATATTATTTCTGTCCTGCTGGAAAACGAAGCCGGTGCTCTGAGTCGTGTCGTCGGTCTGTTTTCGCAGCGTGCTTATAACATTGAGTCATTGACGGTAGCGCCTACCGAAGATGCCACTTTGTCCCGTATGACGATTGTTACCAGCGGTGAAATTCAGATCATTGAACAGATCACCAAGCAATTGCACAAACTGGTCGATGTACTGAAGGTTTGCGACATCACTGAAGGCGCGCATGTCGAGCGTGAAGTGATGCTGGTCAAGACCCGCTGTGCCGGTGGTTCCCGTGATGAAGTAATGCGGATGGCTGAGATTTATCGCGGCCAGATCGTGGATGTCACCCCGGAACTGTATACCGTTCAGCTGGTCGGCAGCAGTGATAAGCTGGATGCGTTCCTGCATACGCTGGCGCAGGTGACTGACATTGTCGAAGTCGTGCGTAGCGGCGTCTGCGGTATCGCCCGCGGTGATCGTTCGCTGCATGCCTGA
- a CDS encoding cobalamin-binding protein: MSIWRNCLLPWLALLLPVSALAAPQRIVSLTPHITEMLYAIGAGSQVVATDQASDYPDIVKTLPKVANYQSLNSESLLMVKPDLVIVWGSTQTMMQQQVKALGIPLLLLKSQQLDDLPQELRLLGEKTGHTEQANLLAAQIADKFAFYRQRSQQHPRIKAFYQLWYPPLTTVANGSYIQEIMTMCGAENPFADSKAPYPQLSEEAVLAADPQVIFATQHGSDLQHWLKWPQLAAVKQKHLYLLKADWLHRLSPRVLLGIEQMCGKIDAVVKNSEITSPVN; the protein is encoded by the coding sequence GTCAGTCTGACTCCGCACATCACGGAAATGCTCTACGCTATCGGCGCCGGCTCGCAGGTCGTTGCCACCGATCAGGCCAGTGACTATCCCGACATCGTCAAAACCTTGCCTAAGGTCGCTAACTACCAGAGCCTGAATAGCGAAAGCTTACTGATGGTAAAGCCGGATCTGGTGATTGTCTGGGGTTCAACCCAGACAATGATGCAGCAGCAAGTCAAAGCATTAGGGATCCCGCTGTTATTACTGAAATCGCAACAGCTGGATGATTTGCCGCAGGAGTTACGCTTGCTGGGTGAGAAAACCGGTCATACAGAACAGGCCAATCTTCTGGCGGCGCAAATCGCGGATAAATTTGCCTTTTATCGTCAGCGAAGCCAGCAGCATCCCAGAATAAAAGCATTTTATCAGCTCTGGTATCCGCCGCTGACCACCGTTGCGAACGGCTCCTATATTCAGGAAATCATGACCATGTGTGGTGCTGAGAATCCTTTTGCTGACAGCAAGGCCCCCTATCCGCAACTCAGTGAAGAAGCCGTATTAGCGGCAGACCCACAAGTTATCTTTGCTACCCAGCATGGCAGTGATCTGCAGCACTGGCTGAAGTGGCCGCAACTTGCTGCGGTAAAACAAAAACATTTGTACCTGCTGAAAGCCGACTGGTTGCACCGTTTATCACCACGGGTATTACTGGGTATCGAACAGATGTGCGGCAAAATAGACGCTGTAGTAAAAAATTCGGAAATAACATCGCCGGTTAATTGA
- a CDS encoding acetolactate synthase 3 large subunit codes for MEMLSGAEMVVRALEDEGIEHIFGYPGGSVLDIYDALFENSKIEHILVRHEQAAVHMADGYARATGKVGAVLVTSGPGATNCITGIATAYMDSVPLVVLSGQVATSLIGNDAFQETDMIGISRPVVKHSFLCKEAADIPQAIKKAFYIASTGRPGPVVVDLPKDVQNPAIKVPYVYPESVSLRSYNPTKSGHKGQIKRAAKLLADARKPVMYIGGGAIAANASDQLMRIAELFSLPVTSTLMGLGAFPCSHHQFIGMLGMHGTFESNNAMHHSDLILAVGARFDDRVTNNIAKFCPDAKIIHIDIDPTSIAKIIPVDVPIVGAVDTVLEQMLDAINEMELDTDNDGLADWWEQIDGWRAQRCLSYKTETAVIKPQQVIEALYKVTDGNAIVASDVGQHQMFAALYYPFNRPRQWINSGGLGTMGFGFPAAIGAKLAYPDQVVCCVTGDGSIQMNIQELSTCLQYGIPVKIIALNNRSLGMVKQWQKMFYGGRQSHSYMDSLPDFVKLAESYGHVGIRVDHPDDLEGALEQCFALKDRLVFMDIAVDPDEHVYPMQIKFGAMNEMWLSKTERT; via the coding sequence ATGGAGATGTTATCAGGCGCGGAAATGGTAGTACGAGCGCTCGAAGACGAAGGGATAGAGCATATTTTCGGATATCCTGGCGGGTCTGTGCTCGATATTTATGATGCCCTTTTCGAGAATAGCAAGATCGAGCATATTCTGGTTCGTCATGAGCAGGCAGCGGTTCATATGGCGGACGGTTATGCACGTGCAACCGGTAAAGTCGGAGCGGTGCTGGTGACTTCTGGTCCGGGAGCGACCAACTGTATCACTGGTATTGCAACTGCTTATATGGATTCAGTCCCGTTAGTGGTTCTGTCCGGTCAGGTCGCAACCAGCCTGATTGGTAATGATGCGTTTCAGGAAACCGACATGATCGGGATTTCCCGTCCGGTGGTGAAACACAGCTTCCTGTGTAAAGAGGCAGCTGATATTCCTCAGGCGATCAAGAAAGCATTTTATATTGCGTCAACCGGCCGTCCGGGCCCGGTGGTCGTCGATCTGCCGAAAGATGTGCAGAATCCGGCTATCAAAGTACCGTATGTCTATCCGGAATCTGTCAGCTTACGTTCATACAACCCGACAAAATCCGGCCATAAAGGTCAGATCAAGCGTGCAGCCAAATTACTGGCTGATGCACGCAAACCGGTGATGTATATCGGTGGTGGCGCCATTGCCGCCAATGCCAGCGACCAGTTGATGCGTATTGCCGAACTGTTCAGTTTGCCGGTAACTTCAACACTGATGGGATTGGGCGCATTCCCATGTTCACATCATCAGTTTATCGGCATGCTGGGTATGCACGGTACTTTTGAATCGAACAATGCGATGCATCATTCCGATTTGATCCTGGCGGTAGGTGCACGTTTTGACGATCGTGTGACCAACAATATCGCCAAGTTCTGCCCGGATGCCAAAATCATCCACATTGATATCGATCCAACTTCGATCGCCAAAATCATACCGGTTGATGTGCCGATTGTCGGTGCAGTTGATACCGTGCTGGAGCAGATGCTGGATGCTATTAATGAGATGGAGCTGGATACCGATAATGACGGTCTGGCTGATTGGTGGGAACAGATTGACGGCTGGCGTGCCCAGCGTTGCCTGAGCTACAAGACAGAAACTGCAGTGATCAAGCCGCAACAAGTGATTGAAGCGTTGTATAAAGTCACTGACGGTAATGCGATTGTGGCGTCAGACGTAGGTCAGCACCAGATGTTCGCGGCACTGTATTATCCGTTTAACCGTCCGCGTCAGTGGATCAATTCGGGTGGCCTCGGCACTATGGGCTTTGGCTTCCCGGCGGCTATCGGTGCCAAGCTGGCATATCCGGATCAGGTCGTCTGCTGTGTGACCGGTGACGGTTCCATTCAGATGAATATCCAGGAACTGTCGACCTGTCTGCAATACGGTATTCCGGTCAAGATCATTGCACTGAACAACCGTTCGCTGGGTATGGTGAAACAGTGGCAGAAAATGTTCTATGGTGGTCGTCAAAGCCATTCGTACATGGACTCGCTGCCTGATTTTGTCAAACTGGCTGAGTCATATGGTCACGTGGGTATCCGCGTTGATCATCCGGATGATCTGGAAGGAGCACTGGAACAGTGTTTCGCACTGAAAGATCGCCTGGTGTTTATGGATATCGCGGTTGATCCGGATGAGCATGTTTATCCGATGCAGATCAAATTCGGTGCGATGAACGAAATGTGGCTGAGTAAAACGGAGCGTACCTGA
- a CDS encoding trimeric intracellular cation channel family protein, whose product MQPLFIDNLIYFIDLLGTVVFAFSGVLVAGRLKMDIIGVLVLAAVTSIGGGTIRDLLIGATPVFWIKDSHYLLTIALTAVAGMGIARVQHRFPWYLLPLLDAVGLALFVVIGAQKALSYGTSGIIAVIMGCITGVAGGVVRDILAGEIPMVLRKEVYVTACLLSGSIYVILLDVGLGHVASMFVSMLSLLCVRVPAIFLHLSLPTFHLGKDD is encoded by the coding sequence ATGCAGCCTTTGTTTATTGATAATCTGATCTATTTTATCGACCTGTTAGGAACAGTTGTTTTTGCTTTTTCCGGTGTACTGGTCGCCGGCCGGCTGAAAATGGATATTATCGGTGTATTAGTATTAGCTGCGGTCACTTCCATCGGCGGCGGTACGATCCGTGATTTATTAATCGGCGCCACGCCGGTGTTCTGGATCAAGGACTCGCACTATCTGCTGACCATCGCGCTGACTGCCGTTGCCGGTATGGGGATTGCCCGTGTTCAGCACCGCTTCCCCTGGTACCTGTTACCGCTGCTGGATGCCGTCGGGCTGGCCCTGTTCGTCGTGATCGGTGCGCAAAAAGCGCTGAGCTATGGCACTTCTGGCATCATTGCCGTGATTATGGGTTGTATTACCGGCGTCGCCGGTGGTGTGGTTCGCGATATTCTGGCCGGAGAAATTCCGATGGTGCTGCGCAAAGAGGTCTATGTCACCGCCTGCCTTCTGAGCGGTTCCATCTATGTGATATTACTTGATGTAGGTCTGGGTCATGTTGCGTCGATGTTTGTCAGCATGCTCAGTCTGCTGTGTGTGCGGGTACCGGCGATTTTTCTGCATCTCTCTCTGCCAACCTTTCATCTCGGCAAAGACGATTAG